The Stackebrandtia nassauensis DSM 44728 genome includes the window ACCAACGCGACCGCCTCGGCGTAGATGTACGGATCGATAAGCTCACCAAGGGTTTCCGCGACGATCTTGCTGACCTGCTGGGTCTCCCAGCCCCGGCACAGCTGCGCCAGGTAGTCGCGGGTGCGGGCCATCTGATCCTCGTCGGCCCCCGCGATCAGGTAGGCCAACTGCGCGTACGCGGCCTTCAGCACATCGCTGCGCGCCATCAACCCGCCGTGGTACAGCGGCCGTCCGAATGCCAGTGCGCTCGACTTGGCGATCATCGTCTTGTCCAAGTCGAAGAACGCGGCGCTCGATGCCGTGGATGGACTCATGGGGCCCGAGTCTAGTACCGCTCATCTAAATCCTGACAGACATCGATCCACTACCGACCGTGGTTCTTATCTCCAGATGTGGACGACAGCCCGCACTTCAGGCATGCTTATTGACATACGGATCTACGGCGCTTTTCCTCCCTTCGGCGCCGTTGCCCGTTGAGACCTCAGCGGTTGCCTCCCCCCCGTGGCCGCTGGGCGGGTCTGGCTCGTCATCCCCCCCGGAGCCAGGCCCCTGACGGCCGCTGGAATCCCCCCCTCCAGCGGCCGTCCTTTATTGTCCGGGCACGCGAAAACCCCGGCAACCACTGGGCCGCTGGGGTTCTCAGATACGGACGGTGGCTCGGGCCGGGGCCAGGACCTTGGTGCCGTCACACTGGACGGTGAGGTTGACCTCGATCGCGCCGTCGTCGAGGACCTTGCGGACGGCGCCGGAGACGGTGACCGTGGCCGGGGAGTCGGCGGGTACCGGGACGGGTTTGGCGAACCGGGCCGTCAAGGCGGCGACCTTGGCCGGGCCACCGGCCCAGTCGGCGACGGCGCGAGCGGCCAGGCCCATCGTGTACATGCCGTGGGCGATGACGCCGGGCAGACCGGCGGCCTTGGCCGCCGTGTCGTCGAGGTGGATCGGGTTGTTGTCGCCGGAGGCGGCGGCGTAGGCGGCCAGGTCGGCGCGGTGGATGGCGTACTCGACGCTGAAGAGTTCGTCGCCCGGGTTCATGCCGTCCCTCCCACGAACAGGGTGGTGGTGACGGTCGCGACGCGGGCGCCGTCGGGGTCGACGGCTTCGGCGCGCAGGCTCAGGATGTCGTTCCCCGCCACCGACTTGATGTCGTCGATGGTGATCTCGCAGACGACGGTGTCACCGACGCGGACCGGGCGCGCGAAGTCGAAGGACTGTTCGCGGTGCAGGACCTTGGTGTAGTCGAGCCCGAAGTCGGGGTCGTCCTTGAGGGTCTCGACCGCGGGCATCGTGATCGAGACCAGGAACGTCGGGGGGGCGATGTCGCCGTCGACGGTGTCACCGAGGGCGGCCGCGAAGGCCGAGACGGCTTCGGTGGTCACCGTGACGGGAGTCGTGGTGGTGACCGTCCGGCCGATGTACGCGCGGTTGAGCACGCTGCCGCTAGCGGGTCTCGCGGTGGGCGGTGTGCTTGTTGCAGCGCGGGCAGAACTTCTTCAGTTCCATCCGGTCGGGGTCGTTGCGGCGGTTCTTCTTGGTGATGTAGTTCCGCTCTTTGCATTCGACGCACGCCATGGTGATCTTGGGACGGACGTCGGTACCACTCTTGGCCACGGTGATGCGCCTTTCCAGAATCTGATTGCTTACGAGCTAGATGGCGCGAAGCGCCGACTGGCTAGCTTACCTCAAGCCCTGATCAAGCCATACGTGACCACGGGGCTGAAGGGGGCGCACCGCGCCCCGTGCAGTAGCGACGGGCGGACTTGAACCGCCGACACAACGATTATGAGTCGTTTGCTCTGCCACCTGAGCTACGCCGCCAAGCGGCCGGTTGTGGAAGAACCTGATACCGACCGAGAGAGCCCCTTTACGGAATCGAACCGTAGACCTTCTCCTTACCATGGAGACGCTCTGCCGACTGAGCTAAAGGGGCGGGTTATTCGCCTTGCGGTGAACGCGCCGGGACAAGGCTACATGACTCGCGAGACGTCTCGCATCGGGGTTTAGACCGCGCGCAGTTTGGGGGGTGTGGTGTCGGCGGACTGGGCCGCCATCCAGGCAACGAACCGGTCCGCCGCCAGCGGACGGGAGAAGTAGAAGCCCTGGGCGATGTCGCAGCCCATCTCGGTGAGGTGGGACAGGGTCATCTCACTCTCGACGCCCTCGGCGACCACGGTCATGTGGAAGTGGCGGGCCAGGTCGACCACGGCGCGCACGATCGCCAGGTCGCCCTCGTCGGTGGCCATGCCCTGCACGAAGGACTTGTCGATCTTGATCTCGCTGGCGGGCAGGTTGCGCAGGTAGGACAGCGAGGAGTAACCCTTGCCGAAGTCGTCGACGGCGAGCCGGATTCCCAGGTCGCGCAGCCGTTGCAGGGTGTGCGGCATCTTGCCGCCCGCGCTGACCATGCCGTCCTCGGTGATCTCCAGGGTCAGTCGGCCCGCGTCGACGTGGTACTCGTCCAGCAGCCGGGCGACCAGGGACGGGAAGTCGGCGTCGGTGAGGGTGCGCGGGGAAAGGTTGACGGCGATGCCGATGGCGCTGTTCTGTTCCGACCATTCGCTCGCCCGGGACAGGCCCTCGCGCAGCACGAACTCGGTGAGGCGGCTGAGCAGACCGGTGTGTTCGGCCACCGGGATGAAGTCCTCGGGGGCGACGTCGCCGTGAGTGGGGTGGTGCCAGCGGGCCAGGCATTCCACGCCGACCAGCCGACGGTCGGTGAGCGTGATCTTCGGTTGATAGTGGACGTCGAGTTCACCGGCGTCGAAGGCGCGCCGCAGATCGCTGGCCAGGCCGAGCCTTCGGACGCTGCCGGACTCAAGGGCCACATTGTACACTTGCACGCCGCTGGTGACGTTCTTCGCCGACTGGGTGGCCACGTCGGCGCGCTGCAACAGGGTGTCGGCCTTGTCACCGGATTCGGGGTGGATCGCGATGCCGACGGCGGCGTCGATGTCGACGTTGAGGGTGCCCAGCGTGCAGGGGCGTTGCAGTTCCTCGCGGATCTGGCCCGCCAGTTCGGAAGCCGCCGCGGCGTCGGGCAGCCGCATCACCAGCGCGAACTCGTCGCCGTCGATGCGGCCGACGTGGGCGCCGGGTGGGGCCGCGCCCCGCAGTCGGCGGCCCACCTCGACGATGAGCTTGTCCCCGGCGGCATGGCCGATCGAGTCGTTGATCTCACGCATGCTATCGACGTCGAACAGCATGACCGCGACGATCTCGTTGGGGACGATGAGCGAGATCGACTCCTCGATGACGTTCATGGTGCGGCGCCGGTTGGGCAGTTCGGTGAGCGAGTCGTGGTAGGCGTCGAAGCGGAGTTTGTCGACCAGACGGGAGTTCTCGACCGCGACGCCCGCGTGGGCGGCCAGGGTCTCCAGCAGAGTCAGGTCGTCGCGCCGGAACCGGACCAGGTCGCCACCGAGCCGGTTGGCCACCGACAGACAGCCGAAGGTGGTCTTGCCGGACTTGAGCGGCACCAGGATGGCGTCCTTGACCCGCTCGGCGGCGAGCAGTTCCCGGTGTTCCGGCTTGCCCTGCTTCGGGGTGACCAGCAGCGGTTCGCCGGTGGACAGCACCTCGCGGCGCAGCGGTTCGGGGACCGGGGTGGTGTCGAGCAGTCCCTCGATGTCCATGTACGCGGTGAGCAGCAGTTCGGGGAAGCGCTTCTCCTTGGGCACCCAGACGGTGGCGGCCTCGGCGGTGAGCATGTCGCGCAGCCGGTGGGTCATGATGTCGACGAGCCGGTTGCTCTGCACGGCTTCGGCAACGGACTGGGTGAAGTCGTTGAGGTCGGTCAGGCTCTTGCGCTGCCGGACCATGTTGGAGTACGCGCGATAGGCCGCGAAGATCAGCACCACGACGACGGCCAGCGGCAGCAGCGACCATTTGGTCGCGGTGATGACCAGCAGGATGAGGATGCCGAGGCAGGCGTTGATCCCGGTGATCACCGTGCTGGAACCGAAGCCCTGCACCATGACGTCCAGACCCTTGCGGCCCTGGGTGATCAGGATGATCATCGCCAGCCACAGCGCGCTGACCATGTGGGCGACGAAGACCGCGAGCAGCAGCACGCCCCAGGTTCGGGGTTCGTTGGGTTCGCCGAGACCGGCACTGGCCGCGACGAGTGCCGCGGTCGCTCCGGCGACGCTTTGATTCGCGGCATTGAACACGGTTTTCAATGCCGGGGCCTGGCTGGTAATCAATCGATATGAGTAAACAACCAGACCGCCACCGACGCGCATGGCAATGAACCAAAACGGCGAGAAGAAGAACATCCCGAGAATGAACGGAATCTCACCAGCACTGACCAGAATGGATTGTTGGCGCACTTCGAAATGCAAAGGCAGACTCAGTACGCAAACATAAAGTCCTGATACCAGTACGAACGAGAGCCAATCAGGGCTACCCGGGGACACCCGCCACGCGGCGAAGGTCAGTACCGCCGCGAGTGCGATGAGGGCGACGACAACGGCCCATGCGGTGAACTTGGCCCACCCGCGTGTCGCTGCCGTTTTGGCTGCCAAGCAACTCTCCTTCGCCGCCTCAATGCCCGAGTCGGAGAATTATCCCCAATCGTGTTCGCTGGTGCTCGGCGGCTCGTCTGCCTCGGCATGGGTCGAAACCAAGGCCAGCGCACCCAGTGCTATGAGTATCGCTGCCGCTGCTGCCAAAATACGTCGTAGTCTCTTGGGAACCTTCATGGTTGGCTCCTTTTTGCGTGGTTTGCCAAAGCCAGACGCCTTGGGGGCTGAGGATATGGTGCCACAAGTTGCCACGCTCGTGGTAGGGGGCGTACGGGTGAGTAACACATAAGAGTGGACTATTTAACCATTTGATTGAGAATACCGGTTTTATGGGGGATTGTCGGCTAATGCGAATGGTCAAGGACCCAGTGTTCAGGCTCACTTTCGAACAGTTACGGTGTCGGGTGGTCCGCGCCGGTTACGGCTGTCGGACCCTGCGACGGTCACCCCTCCACGACCGCGTCGTGTCGTCGCTTCCTGTCCGCCGACATGGAGGGTTGCGGTGAGCGAGACTCACGTCGTCGTCTTCGCGCATGCCGGTGCCCACGCGCACCGGCGCGGTTGTCACCGGGCGCCGCTGTTCCACCGGGGCAAGCACCGGGCGCCGTTCACGTTCCCGATCCCGCAGCAGGGCCGCTACGCGCTCGTGGTGGGCGCGGCCGTAATCAGCGCCGGGGCGGTGGCCCTGGGATCGGCGGCGGCGCTGCCCGCCGACGGCAACGGACCCTCCGATTCGGTTGTGGCCGTTGACCAGTACGCCACCCACGCCGCCGACTCCGAGGCCTACGGTTCGATGGCGGAGCCCCCGGAAGCCGAGGCCCGGCCGCAGTCGGCCAAGGCCGAGCCCGACAGCCCCATCACCGAACAGCCCGCCGAGAAGTACTGGCGGGCACCGCTGGACGACTACGACCTGACCTCGCTGTTCGGTGCCCGGTGGGGGATGCGGCACGAAGGGCTGGACTTCGGCGCCCCCGAAGGGGAACCGGTGTACGCGGTGTATCCCGGCAGGGTGAAGTCGGCGGGCTGGAACTACGGCGGTTTCGGGCAGCTGGTCATCATCGACCACGGCGACGGCGTGGAGACCTACTACGCCCACAACTCCCAGATCGCGGTCGCGGAGGGGCAGTGGGTCAAAGCCGGGCAGCAGATCTCGTCGGTGGGCAACACCGGCAACTCCTTCGGGCCGCACCTGCACTTCGAGTTGCATGTGGACGGTGAGCCGGTGGATCCGAAGCCCTACCTCTTCGAACGGGGCGTCGACGTGGAGACACTGGCCGACAAGGTCCTCACCGACGAGAAGCCGCTGCACTAGCACTGTGGCGGGCGCGCTATGCGCACCCGCCACAGTAGAGGGAGAACTTCTTACCGTACGAGCTTCACGTCGGCGGCGTCGACGTACATCAGCCGACCGCCGAGCTGGATCTGGTAGTAGGACCGGTCGCCCTCGACCAGGATGCCGGGGACCTCGAACTCCTTGGCGTAGTAGTACTCGGAGTCGACCTTGCCCGGCGTGCTGTAGGACTGTCCCTTGTCGATCGTGTAGGGCAGCGGCGGCAGGTCCTGCACCGGGACACCGGTGCCCTCGTAGGCCTCGGCCTCCGGGTACGGCACGCCGTACACCTTCACGTCGTCGGACTTGGGCGTGATCGCCTTGCCGTCGGCCGGAATCAGGGTCGGGGCGTCCTTCGGGTTGTGGATCCAGCCCTTCTGGCCCAGATACCACACCGCCGTCCAGTCGCCCTTCTCCTCGGCCACGACGAAGCGCTGACCGGTACCGGCACGGCTGCCGACGTCGTTGACCCGGTTGGTGGCCGGAGTGCCGTCGGGCTTGATGCCCTTGTCGTTGAGCAGCGGCGCGTCGGCGCGGGGTTCGCTGCGCAGGAAGACGACCGCCGCACCGCGCTTGCCGCACGAGCCCTGCGGGTTCGACACGTCGCAGCCGATCATCTCGGGAGTGTTGGTGTCGAAGTCGGGCGCGACCATGACCACGCCGTTGTCACCGTCGCCGGGCTCCAGCGGGGCACCCAGCAGGTCGAAGTAGTGCTGCCAGTCCCAGAACGGGCCGGTGTCCCAGTGCATCCCCGCGATCTTGGCCGGGGCGGTGCCGGGAACGTTGTCGTGGCCGATGATGTGGTCGCGGTTCAGCGGGATGTCGAACTTCTTCGACAGGTACTTCACCAGCTTCGCCGAACTGCGGTACATGGCCTCGGTGAACCAGGAACCCTCGGCGGCGACGCCCTCGTGCTCCAGACCCATCGAATGCGCGTTGACCGACCAGTTACCGGCCTGCCAGGCCACGTCCTCGCTTTTGACGTGCTGGGCGACGTGCCCGTCGAAGGACCGCAGCGTGTACTGCCAGCTGACGTAGGTCGGGTCCTGGACCAGCCGCAACGTGTTGGTGTAACTGGTCTCGGTGTCGTGGATGACCAGGTAGTCGATGTCCATGTCCTTGGGCCGGTTGGCCTGGTCATGGTTGCCGTAGTCGACGGGTTTCTCGCCGTACTTCTCGTACGGCGCCGGGATCCATTCGCACTTCAGCTTCTTGGGGCATTCGGTCTTGCCCTTGCGGCTGTCGCGCAGGCCCGCCTTCTCCAGGCTGCCCCGGTCCGGGGACACGGCGGCGGCCTTGAGCTTGACGGTGCCGTCGTCGGTCTTCTCGGTGGCACCCGAGGCGATCAGTTCGAAGACGTCGTCGGCGAACCGGCCCGCGGTCGCCGTGTCGGCGGCACCGGAGTACTTCGCCACCGCCGCGTACCAGTCGCCCGGGTCGTCACTGTCGATGCCCAGCGCGTCCTGGTGGTCGGCCAACAGCGCGGCACCGCCGCGGATGTTGGCCAGCGGGTCGGTGCGCAGCGCCTCGCGGGAGGCGCCGGTCAGTTCGGCGGCCTTGGGCAGCGTCGCGTACGCGGCCTCCTTCGGGGCCTCGGACGAGCCGCCCTCGGGGGCCTCCATGGGACGGCGGTCGTCGCCGCGGGCGTCCTCGCCGTCGTGGTGGCTGCCATCGCCCTCCTCGGCCTTCACGGCCTTGGCGTCGGTGAGATGCATCGGGCCGAAACCGGCGGCGGTGCTGTAGGTGCCGCCGTGGTCCCGCCACCGCGACTCCATGTAGGACACACCGAGCAGGACCGGCTCGGGCACACCGAACTCGGCCGCCGCGGCGGCGAACTCACCCTGCCGGTCGGCGGGGGCCTGGGCGTTGGCCCCCGTGCTCCAGGTGATGGCCGCGGTGGTGCCGACGGCCAGTACGGCCGCGGCCGCGATGGCGCGCTTGGGCAAGCGCGTTCGAATGAGGTTTGCGGACACTAGGACTCCTCCCTGATGCGCAAAGGCGCATTTTGCACACGGAGTTTGATAATTCGTCCATAACCGTCTCATCCGGACAGCGGCACGTCCTTGGCGGTGGCGGTCACCGCGATGTGGTCGTCGGCGAACTTCGGGTCGCCCAGCTTCAGATCGAAGGGCATGCTCGGCAGCGGGATCTCCTTGTTGAACTTCTGCGCCACCTCGTTCATCACCGCGTCGCCGCCCTGCGGCAGCTGACCCTCGGCGGGTTTGAACTCCTGCGCCTGGATGACCAGCTTGTTGTCGGTGACGTCGACCGTCGCGCCGCCGACCACTTCCACCTGCTGTCCGGCGACCTCCATGGTCAGCTTGATCTCCAGCGTGCTGTCGTCCTTGGCCGAGATCTCGGCGTTGGTGGTGTTCTCGATCGACTTGGTGAGGCTGTCGTAGGAGATGTCGGCCTCGGCCTCCATCCTGGACGCCTTCACCGGTCCGCTGCCGCCCATCGCGGTCGACATGTCCGCCTGGACGTCGTGCGCGATGATGTCCAGCTTCGGCAGCGTGATGGTGTCGTTGCCGACCTCGACCAGCTCGATGTCGATGCGGGTGTACTCCCCGGCGATCACCTGGGTCAGGAACGGGAAGCCGCCCATGGTCACCACCGGCGGCTTGGCGGACTTGACGTCGTTCTCGGTGGCCTTGTTCGCGATGACCTGGCTGAGCTGGTCGCCCGCGATGGACGCCGCCACCCGGTCACCGATGACCAGAACCGCCAACAGGATGACGATCGTGGTGATCCAGACGATGGCTTTCTTGCGGGGAGAGGACTTGGCCATGGGGTGGGTTCTCCAATGGGTGGAAGGCGGCTAACCGCCCTGGGTCAGGTAGTAGACGCCCAGCAGATAGGAAACCGGCGCCGCGACCCCGAAGGCCAGCAGGGGCCCCAGGCCGTGGCGTACTGGCCATAGTGCCACGCCGCCGCCCGCGATGCGCCGACCCGCCTGTGTGTAACCGGCCGCCAGGTCCCCAAGCACCCCAACCAAACCGATGATCAGACCGCCCACGGCGGCGGTGCCCGGGGTCGGGCCGCCCTCCAGCAGGATCGCGCTGTACGCGGCAACGGCGGTGCCCACCATGCCGCCGATGACGACCCCGAAGGCGCCGCGCGGCACCTGCCGGTTGATGCGCGGCTTCGGCAGCGTCAGGTCACAGGCCCGGGCGGCCATGACGGCGGCGCCGACCGCGATCGCGCCGGTCCACAGCGCCTGCTGCCCACCCGGTTTGCCCAACAGGCCGATCCAGCCCGCGAACCCGCTGACCACGACGGACAGGAACAGCGTCGAACCCATCGACACCGTCAGCTCCTCCCGGCCGGGACCGCGCGAGAACTGTCCGGCCACCGCGATCCCCAGCGCGATCGCCGGGATGTAGACCAGCCGGTCCAGCGAGATCGGGTGCGAGTAGAACACCAGCCAGTCGGCGGAGATCGCCGAGACCAGCCCCGCCACCAGGGTGATCGTCGGGGAGGCCGGTTTGCGCAACTGCGTGTACGTCACGACGGTGAGGATCTGCATCACCAGGATGACCCCGGCGAACACCTCCCGCCGCAGTCCGGTGGCGGCGATGAGCGCCACCGCCAGGAAGCCGGTGAACACCACGACCCCGGCCCGCGCCCACAACACGGGGGTGGGCGGCGGCATCGTCGGATCGTCGTCGGGTGTTCCGGGGGACGGGATCGGGGCGGTGGGCCCGGACTCCGGCCCGCCACGCTGGCCGTGGCGAGCCTCCGGGTACGGCGGGCTGGGTTCGGTCACGCGCCCAGGTTACGTGGGTGCTTGTGAGCGGTCGGTACCACCGATAGGGTTAGGACGGCCCGCCACTGTCGCCGAGGTCAACGACTAGGCACGGAACGCGACGCGCGGAGGATTCATCGTGGATCTGATAATTCTGACGAACCAGGCTAAAGCCGTCCCCGCCTCGGTGCTGCCCGCGCTCGACCTCCTCGCCCACCGGGTCCGCTGCGCCAAGCCCGACGTCGGCACCCTGTTGTCGGGGCCGCAGTCCCACACGGTGCTGGTCGACGCCCGCACCGATCTGTCCGAGGCCCGCGCCACCTGCCGGGTACTGCGCACCGGCGGCATGACCGTCCCGCTGATCGCGGTGGTGACCGAGGCCGGTCTGGCCGGGGTGCACGCCGACTGGGGCATCGACGACATCATCGTGAACACCGCGGGCCCGGCCGAGGTGGAGGCCCGGCTGCGGCTGGCGACCGGACGACTCGAGGTGCCCCCGGAGACCGGCCAGTCGACGGTCCGGGTGGGGGATCTGACCATCGACACCGAGACCTACGCGGCGAAGCTCAAGGGCCGTCCGCTGGACCTGACGTACAAGGAGTTCGAACTGCTGCGGTACCTGGCGCAGCACCCGGGGCGGGTGTTCTCGCGCGAGCAGCTGCTGCGGGAGGTGTGGGGCTTCGACTACTACGGCGGCACCCGCACCGTCGACGTCCACGTGCGGCGGCTGCGCGCCAAACTCGGCAGCGAGAACGAGTCGATGATCGGCACCGTCCGGCAGGTGGGGTACAAGTTCGTGGCCCCGCCCGCGAAACCGCTGCCGGACTCGGCGCCGGTGGCCGTGGCCTGACGAGGCTGGCAGACTGTTCCGCATGAGTTGGGACGTACTGCTGCTGCGGATACCCGAGGGTGTCACCGCGATCGACCAGATTCCGGATGACATCCCGGCGACGCCCCTGGGAAGCCGGGACGACATCCTCGCCGCCATCAGCCGGGTCGCTCCCGAGGCCAACCTGTCGGACCCCACCTGGGGCCAGCTGAACGGGGAGGACTGGTCGATGGAGTTCAACATCGGCTCGGACGATCCCGTCGACTCCGTCATGCTCCACATCAGAGGTGGCGGGGACGACATGGAGAATGTCATGTTCGGGGTGGCCGGGGCCTTGAACTGCCAGGTGATCGACTGCTCCGGCGGCGACGTGCTCACGCCGGAGAACGGCAGTTCCGGCTGGCGCGCCTTTCAGGAGTATCGCGACCAGGTGATCGGTACCTGATGCGGATCGGGATGCTTGGGCCGTTCGAGGTTCGCCGGGAAGACGGCAGTACCGCCGACGTACCGGGCGCCCGGTTGCGGGGCCTGTTGATCGCGTTGGCGCTGAACCCGGGACGGGTGGTCCAGAAGGGGACGCTCGTCGACTGGATCTGGGGCGAACAGCCGCCCTCCGACGCCGCGAACGCCTTGCAGCGCTTGGTGTCGCGGTTGCGGAAGGTGCTGCCGCCGGGCTCGGTCGAGGGCCAGACCGACGGGTACCGGCTGAACCTGGATCCCGAAGCCGTTGACGCGGTGCGGTTCGAGCGGCTGGTGAGCCGGTCCCGCGACGACGACAACCCGCTGCGGGTGCGGCGGCTGCGAGAGGCGCTCGACCTGTGGCGGGGCGCGGCCATGCAGGACGTCGGGCTGCCCGACAGTGCCTCCTTCGACGCGGCCGTCACCCGGCTGGAGCGGCTGCGGTTGAGCGCCGTCGAGGAGCGCTTCGACGCCGAGGTCGGGCTCGGCCACGGCGCGGACCTGGTCGAGGAACTGACCGATCTGGTGGCCGCGAACCCGGGCCGGGAGCGGCTGGCCGCCGCGTTGATGCGGGCGCTGGTCATGGCGGGACGCGACAACGAGGCGCTGCTGGTCTACGAGCGCACCAAGGAGGCGCTGGCCGACGCGCTGGGTGTCGACCCCTCGCCGGAGCTGTCGGAACTGCACGTCGCGCTGCTGCGGGGCGAGCTGGGACGGCAGGAGGAGAACCGTGACACCAACCTGCGCGAGGAGCTCACCAACTACATCGGCAAGGACGCCGACGTCACCGCGGTCGGCAAGCTCATCGGCGAACACCGGCTCACCACCCTGACCGGACCGGGCGGCTCCGGGAAGACCCGGATGGCGACCGAGACCGCGCGCACGCTGCTGACCGACCTGCCCGACGGGGCGTGGCTGGTGGAACTGGCGGCCATCGGCGCCGACGGCGACGTGGCGCAGGCGGCGCTCACCGCGCTGGGGCTGCGGGACGCGCTGCTGGGCGAGCCGTCCACTCTGGATCCGACCGAACGGCTCGTCGCCGCGTTGCGCGACCGGGACGCGCTGTTGATCCTGGACAACTGCGAGCACGTCATCGAGTCGGCCGCCGCCCTGGCGCACCGGCTGCTGGGCGAGTGCCGACGGCTGCGGATCCTCGCCACCAGCCGGGAACCGCTCGGCATCACCGGTGAGGCACTGTGGCCGGTCGGGCCGCTGGAGCTGCCGGACGAGGACGCCGACCTCGACGCGATCGAGGCCGCGCCGGCGGTCCAACTGCTGCGGGACCGGGCCCGGGCGGTGCGCAAGGACTTCGCCGTCGACGCCCCCACCCTGGCGACGATGGCCCGGATCTGCCGGACGTTGGACGGGATGCCGCTGGCGATCGAACTGGCCGCGGCCCGGTTGCGCATCATGACCATCGAACAGCTCGCCACCCGGCTCGACGACCGGTTCCGGGTGTTGACCGGCGGCAGCCGCACCGCGCTGCCCCGGCACCGGACGCTGCGCGCGATGGTCGACTGGAGCTGGGAACTGCTGTCCGACGCCGAACGGACGGTGCTGCGTCGGCTGTCGGTGTTCGCGGGCGGAGCCAGCCTGGAGGCCGCCGAACGCGTCTGCGGCGGCGACACGGTCGAAGTCGACGAGGTGCTGGAACTGCTCGCCGCGCTGACCGAGAAGTCGCTGCTGGTCACCGGAGGCGAAGGCGCGCCGCGCTACCGGATGCTCGGCACCATCAAGGAGTACGCCGCGCAGCGGCTCGCCGAGGCCGGGGAGTCGGAACTGGCGCGCCACGCGCACCTGGCCTATGTCACCGAGCTCGCCGAGACCGCCGACCCGCAGCTTCGCC containing:
- a CDS encoding M23 family metallopeptidase; amino-acid sequence: MSETHVVVFAHAGAHAHRRGCHRAPLFHRGKHRAPFTFPIPQQGRYALVVGAAVISAGAVALGSAAALPADGNGPSDSVVAVDQYATHAADSEAYGSMAEPPEAEARPQSAKAEPDSPITEQPAEKYWRAPLDDYDLTSLFGARWGMRHEGLDFGAPEGEPVYAVYPGRVKSAGWNYGGFGQLVIIDHGDGVETYYAHNSQIAVAEGQWVKAGQQISSVGNTGNSFGPHLHFELHVDGEPVDPKPYLFERGVDVETLADKVLTDEKPLH
- the rpmG gene encoding 50S ribosomal protein L33; this translates as MACVECKERNYITKKNRRNDPDRMELKKFCPRCNKHTAHRETR
- a CDS encoding putative bifunctional diguanylate cyclase/phosphodiesterase, giving the protein MFNAANQSVAGATAALVAASAGLGEPNEPRTWGVLLLAVFVAHMVSALWLAMIILITQGRKGLDVMVQGFGSSTVITGINACLGILILLVITATKWSLLPLAVVVVLIFAAYRAYSNMVRQRKSLTDLNDFTQSVAEAVQSNRLVDIMTHRLRDMLTAEAATVWVPKEKRFPELLLTAYMDIEGLLDTTPVPEPLRREVLSTGEPLLVTPKQGKPEHRELLAAERVKDAILVPLKSGKTTFGCLSVANRLGGDLVRFRRDDLTLLETLAAHAGVAVENSRLVDKLRFDAYHDSLTELPNRRRTMNVIEESISLIVPNEIVAVMLFDVDSMREINDSIGHAAGDKLIVEVGRRLRGAAPPGAHVGRIDGDEFALVMRLPDAAAASELAGQIREELQRPCTLGTLNVDIDAAVGIAIHPESGDKADTLLQRADVATQSAKNVTSGVQVYNVALESGSVRRLGLASDLRRAFDAGELDVHYQPKITLTDRRLVGVECLARWHHPTHGDVAPEDFIPVAEHTGLLSRLTEFVLREGLSRASEWSEQNSAIGIAVNLSPRTLTDADFPSLVARLLDEYHVDAGRLTLEITEDGMVSAGGKMPHTLQRLRDLGIRLAVDDFGKGYSSLSYLRNLPASEIKIDKSFVQGMATDEGDLAIVRAVVDLARHFHMTVVAEGVESEMTLSHLTEMGCDIAQGFYFSRPLAADRFVAWMAAQSADTTPPKLRAV
- a CDS encoding DUF2993 domain-containing protein, whose protein sequence is MAKSSPRKKAIVWITTIVILLAVLVIGDRVAASIAGDQLSQVIANKATENDVKSAKPPVVTMGGFPFLTQVIAGEYTRIDIELVEVGNDTITLPKLDIIAHDVQADMSTAMGGSGPVKASRMEAEADISYDSLTKSIENTTNAEISAKDDSTLEIKLTMEVAGQQVEVVGGATVDVTDNKLVIQAQEFKPAEGQLPQGGDAVMNEVAQKFNKEIPLPSMPFDLKLGDPKFADDHIAVTATAKDVPLSG
- a CDS encoding MaoC/PaaZ C-terminal domain-containing protein, yielding MNPGDELFSVEYAIHRADLAAYAAASGDNNPIHLDDTAAKAAGLPGVIAHGMYTMGLAARAVADWAGGPAKVAALTARFAKPVPVPADSPATVTVSGAVRKVLDDGAIEVNLTVQCDGTKVLAPARATVRI
- a CDS encoding FAS1-like dehydratase domain-containing protein, giving the protein MLNRAYIGRTVTTTTPVTVTTEAVSAFAAALGDTVDGDIAPPTFLVSITMPAVETLKDDPDFGLDYTKVLHREQSFDFARPVRVGDTVVCEITIDDIKSVAGNDILSLRAEAVDPDGARVATVTTTLFVGGTA
- a CDS encoding N-acetylmuramoyl-L-alanine amidase, which codes for MPKRAIAAAAVLAVGTTAAITWSTGANAQAPADRQGEFAAAAAEFGVPEPVLLGVSYMESRWRDHGGTYSTAAGFGPMHLTDAKAVKAEEGDGSHHDGEDARGDDRRPMEAPEGGSSEAPKEAAYATLPKAAELTGASREALRTDPLANIRGGAALLADHQDALGIDSDDPGDWYAAVAKYSGAADTATAGRFADDVFELIASGATEKTDDGTVKLKAAAVSPDRGSLEKAGLRDSRKGKTECPKKLKCEWIPAPYEKYGEKPVDYGNHDQANRPKDMDIDYLVIHDTETSYTNTLRLVQDPTYVSWQYTLRSFDGHVAQHVKSEDVAWQAGNWSVNAHSMGLEHEGVAAEGSWFTEAMYRSSAKLVKYLSKKFDIPLNRDHIIGHDNVPGTAPAKIAGMHWDTGPFWDWQHYFDLLGAPLEPGDGDNGVVMVAPDFDTNTPEMIGCDVSNPQGSCGKRGAAVVFLRSEPRADAPLLNDKGIKPDGTPATNRVNDVGSRAGTGQRFVVAEEKGDWTAVWYLGQKGWIHNPKDAPTLIPADGKAITPKSDDVKVYGVPYPEAEAYEGTGVPVQDLPPLPYTIDKGQSYSTPGKVDSEYYYAKEFEVPGILVEGDRSYYQIQLGGRLMYVDAADVKLVR
- a CDS encoding response regulator transcription factor encodes the protein MDLIILTNQAKAVPASVLPALDLLAHRVRCAKPDVGTLLSGPQSHTVLVDARTDLSEARATCRVLRTGGMTVPLIAVVTEAGLAGVHADWGIDDIIVNTAGPAEVEARLRLATGRLEVPPETGQSTVRVGDLTIDTETYAAKLKGRPLDLTYKEFELLRYLAQHPGRVFSREQLLREVWGFDYYGGTRTVDVHVRRLRAKLGSENESMIGTVRQVGYKFVAPPAKPLPDSAPVAVA